One Deltaproteobacteria bacterium DNA window includes the following coding sequences:
- a CDS encoding P-II family nitrogen regulator, which produces MKRIDAIIKPFKLDEVKEVLAKVGITGMTVEEVKGFGRQKGHTELYRGAEYVVDFLPKVQLTVLVPDERVPETVDAIVKGARTGRIGDGKIFITAVEDVVRIRTGERGSAAL; this is translated from the coding sequence ATGAAACGGATCGACGCGATCATCAAGCCGTTCAAGCTCGATGAGGTGAAGGAGGTCCTGGCGAAGGTCGGAATCACCGGCATGACGGTAGAGGAAGTCAAGGGATTCGGGCGGCAGAAGGGCCACACGGAGCTCTATCGCGGTGCCGAGTACGTGGTCGACTTCCTGCCCAAGGTGCAACTCACCGTGCTGGTACCGGATGAACGGGTTCCCGAGACGGTGGATGCGATCGTCAAGGGAGCGCGCACCGGGCGGATCGGGGATGGGAAGATCTTCATCACGGCCGTGGAAGACGTGGTCCGCATCCGCACGGGAGAGCGCGGATCCGCGGCCCTGTAA
- a CDS encoding tetratricopeptide repeat protein — MFSIGEAAAAVAPILTPLVRDLPSALERAQRAFERGHLREAIDLLEQALMLDANHVGAHTMLAVAYARIRRVEQAFEHLEAALAREPGAFAPRCALGELYLRLGIPEQARPQLARALEVASSPAERSYVQGLLKEDRARERRRAPRPSFRAPFWLLGRRERDDG, encoded by the coding sequence GTGTTTTCGATCGGTGAGGCGGCGGCGGCCGTGGCGCCGATCCTGACGCCGCTGGTGCGCGACCTCCCGTCCGCGCTCGAGCGCGCCCAGCGCGCGTTCGAGCGCGGGCATCTACGGGAGGCGATCGATCTCCTCGAGCAGGCGCTGATGCTGGACGCAAACCATGTCGGGGCGCATACGATGCTCGCCGTCGCCTACGCCCGCATCCGCCGCGTCGAGCAGGCCTTCGAGCACCTGGAGGCCGCGCTCGCGCGCGAGCCCGGCGCCTTCGCACCGCGCTGTGCGCTGGGGGAACTCTACCTCCGGCTCGGCATCCCGGAGCAGGCGCGCCCGCAGCTGGCTCGCGCGCTCGAGGTGGCGTCGAGCCCGGCCGAGCGGTCCTACGTGCAGGGTCTGCTCAAGGAGGATCGGGCGCGCGAGCGGCGGCGGGCGCCGCGGCCGAGCTTCCGGGCGCCGTTCTGGCTCCTCGGACGGCGGGAAAGGGACGACGGATGA
- a CDS encoding response regulator transcription factor, translating into MRARIPPRSASTRASGRSSSRSTTTESDFRLGRSRRGRSPRARPSSGAKSGSAGPIGRAGTSRSSSGRREMVASLRIIIADDHMLFRQGLKSMLTNLHPEVSVVAEVDRVSDVVPALARSPCDVLLLDLQMDRNALADVGSFARRVRVVVLTASQDSGETLAAIRAGARAVVFKRFAVETLMEALRTVKEGHVWLPPALQSEITAQMSEPDTQALTSREREIVRLVALGFHNTEIAQRLSISEVTVKTHLNNVFHKLDARDRVGLTLYAIRLGLIGVNEKAR; encoded by the coding sequence ATGCGGGCGCGAATTCCGCCGCGATCAGCGTCGACGCGAGCATCGGGAAGGTCTTCATCACGATCGACGACGACGGAGTCGGATTTCCGGCTGGGGCGGTCCCGCCGTGGTCGATCGCCTCGCGCGCGGCCGAGCTCGGGGGCGAAGTCCGGGTCGGCGGGGCCGATCGGTCGGGCGGGCACGTCGAGATCGAGCTCCGGGAGGCGTGAGATGGTGGCTTCGCTCCGGATCATCATCGCGGACGACCACATGCTGTTTCGGCAGGGTCTCAAGTCGATGCTGACGAACCTTCACCCCGAGGTGTCGGTCGTTGCCGAGGTCGACCGCGTGTCGGACGTCGTGCCGGCGCTCGCGAGGTCCCCGTGCGACGTCCTCCTGCTCGACCTCCAGATGGATCGGAATGCGCTCGCGGACGTCGGGAGCTTTGCCCGTCGCGTCCGAGTCGTGGTGCTCACTGCCAGCCAGGACTCGGGAGAGACGTTGGCGGCGATCCGTGCTGGAGCGCGCGCCGTCGTCTTCAAGCGATTTGCCGTCGAGACGTTGATGGAGGCCCTTCGGACCGTCAAGGAGGGGCACGTCTGGCTGCCGCCCGCCCTGCAAAGCGAAATCACCGCCCAGATGTCCGAGCCGGACACCCAGGCGCTCACCTCGCGCGAGCGTGAGATCGTACGGCTGGTCGCTCTCGGCTTCCACAATACGGAGATTGCGCAGCGGCTGTCGATCAGCGAGGTCACGGTGAAGACGCACCTCAACAACGTCTTCCACAAGCTGGATGCCCGGGATCGGGTCGGGCTGACGCTGTACGCGATCCGACTGGGCCTGATCGGGGTCAACGAGAAGGCCCGATAG
- a CDS encoding DNA-3-methyladenine glycosylase I produces the protein EWGVPVHDDQRLFEFLILEGAQAGLSWITILRKREAYRQAFAGFDPERVARFNARKVEQLLRNPGIVRNRLKVESAVKNARAFLRVQDELGSFAAYQWRFVDGRPRQNRPRELKDIPARTDESDAFSKDLKRRGFGFVGSTIIYAHMQAVGMVNDHVVGCFRQREVARIG, from the coding sequence GAGTGGGGTGTCCCGGTTCATGACGACCAGCGACTGTTCGAGTTCCTGATACTCGAAGGTGCCCAGGCCGGCCTGAGCTGGATCACGATCCTGAGGAAGCGGGAAGCCTACCGCCAGGCCTTTGCCGGGTTCGATCCCGAGCGGGTCGCGCGCTTTAATGCCCGCAAGGTGGAGCAGCTCCTACGAAACCCGGGCATCGTTCGAAACCGGCTCAAGGTTGAATCAGCGGTCAAGAACGCCCGGGCCTTCCTGCGGGTGCAGGACGAGCTCGGGAGCTTCGCCGCTTATCAATGGCGTTTCGTCGACGGGCGGCCGCGACAGAATCGCCCCCGAGAGCTCAAAGACATTCCAGCGAGGACGGACGAGTCCGACGCCTTCAGCAAGGACTTGAAACGCCGTGGCTTCGGATTCGTCGGTTCCACCATCATCTACGCGCACATGCAGGCCGTCGGCATGGTCAATGACCACGTCGTGGGCTGTTTCCGCCAGCGTGAGGTGGCGAGGATTGGGTGA
- a CDS encoding ammonium transporter: MLKERKSLAVAPRTAVALAVLGLVALAAPAGAAEEAPALPLTSADLKGISTPSADDLAKGDPGGTLTGTAADIVMTDPKAGLTLADVVNQVGQNRIAINFVWTLVAGFLVMFMQAGFALVETGLCRAKNANHTMMMNFMVYGFGLFAYWVMGFAIQQGGSAGISNLGGMNPLNNEFKLSLFGKDWGLFGTRGFFLSGDTYDVAVMVLFLFQMVFMDTATTIVTGAAAERWKFAAFAISTFFLGAITYPLFGNWAWGGGWLSQLGVNFKLGHGYCDFAGSGVVHSVGGLTALAVAMIVGPRIGKYNRDGSPNAMPGHDITMVLLGCFILAFGWFGFNPGSTLGASGNGSLRIGSIAVNTMLAGCTGSFGALLYMWIRFGKPDASMSGNGLLAGLVAITAPSGFVNTVGATIIGFAAGVLVCLSVEFLERVMKIDDPVGATSVHGTCGLFGVLCVGLFADGTSNYGGSWNGVDGSVTGLFYGDPGQFVAQLIGVCTLVGVIFTLSYVFNALIDVFVGQRVSADVELEGLDLPEMGALGYPEFQLVTPGLGRSIEIGG; the protein is encoded by the coding sequence ATGCTGAAGGAACGGAAATCGCTCGCCGTCGCGCCGCGGACCGCTGTGGCGCTCGCCGTCCTCGGACTGGTCGCGCTCGCGGCACCCGCAGGCGCCGCCGAGGAGGCCCCTGCGCTTCCGCTCACCAGCGCGGACCTGAAGGGCATCAGCACGCCCAGCGCCGACGACCTCGCCAAGGGCGACCCGGGCGGCACGCTCACCGGGACGGCCGCCGACATCGTCATGACGGACCCGAAGGCTGGGCTCACCCTCGCCGACGTGGTGAATCAGGTCGGACAGAATCGGATCGCGATCAACTTCGTGTGGACGCTGGTCGCGGGCTTCCTGGTGATGTTCATGCAGGCCGGCTTCGCCCTGGTCGAGACGGGGCTCTGCCGGGCGAAGAACGCCAATCACACCATGATGATGAATTTCATGGTGTACGGCTTCGGCCTCTTCGCCTACTGGGTGATGGGCTTCGCCATCCAGCAGGGCGGCTCGGCGGGAATATCGAACCTGGGAGGGATGAACCCGCTCAACAACGAGTTCAAGCTCTCGCTCTTCGGCAAGGACTGGGGGCTGTTCGGGACCAGGGGCTTCTTCCTCTCGGGGGACACCTACGACGTCGCCGTCATGGTGCTGTTCCTCTTCCAGATGGTGTTCATGGACACCGCGACGACGATCGTCACCGGTGCCGCGGCCGAGCGCTGGAAGTTCGCGGCTTTCGCGATCTCGACCTTCTTCCTGGGGGCGATCACGTACCCGCTCTTCGGCAACTGGGCGTGGGGCGGCGGCTGGCTCTCGCAGCTCGGCGTCAACTTCAAGCTGGGGCACGGCTACTGCGACTTCGCCGGGTCGGGCGTGGTGCACTCGGTGGGCGGTCTCACGGCGCTCGCGGTCGCCATGATCGTCGGCCCGCGCATCGGGAAGTACAACCGCGACGGCTCGCCGAACGCGATGCCCGGCCACGACATCACCATGGTGCTGCTCGGCTGCTTCATCCTCGCCTTCGGCTGGTTTGGCTTCAACCCGGGCAGCACGCTCGGCGCCTCGGGCAACGGCAGCCTCCGCATCGGCTCGATCGCGGTCAACACCATGCTGGCGGGCTGCACGGGCTCCTTCGGCGCGCTCCTGTACATGTGGATCCGCTTCGGGAAGCCGGATGCCTCGATGAGCGGCAATGGTCTCCTCGCCGGCCTGGTGGCGATTACGGCGCCGAGCGGCTTCGTCAACACGGTCGGCGCAACGATCATCGGCTTCGCGGCCGGCGTGCTCGTCTGCCTGAGCGTCGAGTTCCTCGAGCGGGTCATGAAGATCGACGATCCGGTCGGCGCGACCTCGGTGCACGGGACGTGCGGGCTCTTCGGTGTCCTCTGCGTCGGCCTCTTCGCCGACGGGACCAGCAACTACGGCGGGAGCTGGAACGGCGTCGACGGCTCGGTCACCGGGCTCTTCTACGGCGATCCCGGCCAGTTCGTGGCCCAGCTGATCGGCGTCTGCACGCTTGTGGGGGTGATCTTCACCCTCTCCTACGTCTTCAACGCCTTGATCGACGTCTTCGTCGGGCAGCGCGTCAGCGCCGACGTCGAACTCGAGGGGCTCGACCTGCCCGAGATGGGCGCGCTCGGCTATCCGGAGTTCCAGCTCGTGACGCCGGGCCTGGGTCGGTCCATCGAGATCGGAGGGTGA
- a CDS encoding potassium transporter Kup has translation MDTAHPLAADVPAPSDAYVHRPPVAALSLAALGVVYGDIGTSPLYAIKECFAPHRGLPPMPANVLGILSLVLWSLLVVIVLKYLSFIMQAHNRGEGGILALMALLGPAVGRTPALISVGLFGAALLYGDGVITPAISVLSAMEGLKVATPRLVEYVVPATVVILAALFLVQRRGTARVGALFGPVTLVWFVTIAAVGVPWIAAQPAVLVAVNPLHAVRFLAGHGFDGFLLLGAVVLCITGGEALYADMGHFGARPIRLAWYGVVMPALVLNYFGQGAFLLDKCHAVLDGPCRAAVAAPFYALVPGWFVLPMVVIAAVATVVASQALISGAFSLTQQAVQLGFVPRMKIVHTSATTEGQIYIPVVNGLLACACTALVVVAQSSSNLASAYGIAVTGTMSITSVLFYAVARRCWCWPVWRAAGLVGVFLVVDLAFFAANLAKILHGGWFPMLAAGGVFAVMSTWRFGASWRARELAKLHMPFDELLATLKLDPPGRVKGTAVFMTQDPDGTPPALLHQLKHNQVLHEQVVILTIQTADAPVVPTSERVEIRQIGRGFWRVVARYGFMETPRVPDVMRCAAAQGLETFGGRTSYFLGRETFVSTGRSELPGWRRALFLFLARNARSPTEFFAIPPNQVVEIGGQMEV, from the coding sequence ATGGACACCGCTCACCCGCTCGCCGCCGACGTCCCTGCGCCGAGCGACGCGTACGTACACCGACCACCGGTCGCCGCCCTGTCGCTCGCGGCGCTGGGGGTCGTGTACGGCGACATCGGGACCTCGCCGCTTTACGCCATCAAGGAGTGCTTCGCGCCGCACCGTGGGCTGCCGCCGATGCCCGCCAACGTGCTCGGCATCCTCTCGCTCGTACTGTGGTCGCTCCTGGTCGTGATCGTGCTCAAGTACCTCAGCTTCATCATGCAGGCGCACAATCGCGGCGAGGGCGGGATCCTCGCCCTCATGGCGCTGCTCGGACCGGCGGTCGGGCGCACACCAGCGCTCATCTCGGTCGGGCTCTTCGGCGCGGCGCTCCTCTACGGCGACGGTGTCATCACGCCGGCCATCTCGGTCCTGAGCGCGATGGAGGGGCTCAAGGTCGCCACGCCCCGGCTCGTGGAGTACGTCGTGCCGGCGACGGTCGTGATCCTCGCCGCGCTGTTCCTGGTCCAGCGGCGCGGCACGGCGCGGGTGGGCGCGCTCTTCGGGCCGGTCACGCTGGTGTGGTTCGTCACTATCGCGGCCGTCGGTGTGCCGTGGATCGCGGCACAGCCGGCCGTCCTCGTGGCGGTGAATCCGCTGCACGCCGTGCGCTTCCTCGCGGGCCACGGCTTCGACGGCTTCCTGCTCCTCGGCGCGGTCGTGCTGTGTATCACCGGCGGCGAGGCACTCTACGCCGACATGGGCCACTTCGGCGCGAGGCCCATCCGGCTCGCGTGGTACGGCGTCGTCATGCCCGCGCTGGTCCTCAACTACTTCGGCCAGGGCGCGTTCCTGCTCGACAAGTGCCACGCCGTGCTCGACGGGCCATGCCGGGCCGCGGTGGCGGCTCCCTTCTATGCCCTCGTGCCGGGATGGTTCGTGCTGCCGATGGTCGTGATCGCGGCGGTCGCGACCGTGGTCGCGTCGCAGGCGCTCATCTCGGGGGCCTTCTCGCTCACCCAGCAGGCAGTGCAGCTCGGCTTCGTGCCACGGATGAAAATCGTGCACACGTCGGCCACGACGGAGGGCCAGATCTACATCCCGGTCGTGAACGGTCTCCTCGCGTGCGCCTGCACGGCGCTCGTGGTGGTGGCGCAGAGCTCCTCGAATCTCGCCTCGGCATACGGCATCGCGGTCACTGGTACGATGAGCATCACCTCGGTCCTGTTCTATGCGGTCGCGCGTCGCTGCTGGTGCTGGCCCGTGTGGCGCGCCGCGGGTCTCGTCGGCGTCTTCCTCGTGGTCGACCTCGCGTTCTTCGCCGCCAACCTGGCGAAGATCCTGCACGGCGGCTGGTTCCCGATGCTGGCGGCGGGCGGCGTCTTCGCGGTCATGTCGACGTGGCGGTTCGGCGCGAGCTGGCGGGCGCGCGAGCTCGCGAAGCTGCACATGCCCTTCGACGAGCTGCTCGCGACCCTGAAGCTCGACCCGCCGGGGCGGGTGAAGGGCACCGCCGTCTTCATGACCCAGGACCCGGACGGGACGCCGCCGGCGCTCCTGCACCAGCTGAAACACAACCAGGTGCTCCACGAGCAGGTGGTGATCCTCACCATCCAGACCGCCGACGCGCCGGTCGTGCCGACGAGCGAGCGCGTCGAGATCCGGCAGATCGGGCGCGGCTTCTGGCGCGTCGTCGCGCGCTACGGCTTCATGGAGACGCCGAGGGTGCCCGACGTCATGCGCTGCGCGGCGGCGCAGGGGCTCGAGACGTTCGGCGGGCGCACGAGCTACTTCCTCGGCCGCGAGACCTTCGTGTCGACGGGTCGCTCCGAGCTGCCGGGCTGGCGGCGGGCGCTCTTCCTCTTCCTCGCCCGCAATGCGCGCTCGCCGACCGAGTTCTTCGCGATTCCGCCGAACCAGGTCGTCGAGATCGGCGGCCAGATGGAAGTGTAG